One genomic segment of Rhizobium viscosum includes these proteins:
- a CDS encoding winged helix-turn-helix domain-containing tetratricopeptide repeat protein, producing the protein MRRDGEAIGLGRRGIALLDALLSADGQAVSKDDLLARAWPGLIVEEANLTVQIAALRKALGKAPNGLEWIATVPRIGYRLPHILSSEIPLRAMRPTIAVLPFENLSSDGEYQYFADGTVEDIIVALSRFRTFAVVARNSSFAYKDRNTPIRDIANALGVRYILQGSVRRHGDRLRVTVQLVDADADTHLWVDRFDGELSDIFDFQDRITDAVVGLVEPEVRKAEIERARRKHPDSLDAYDLYLRALPYFRGTTTTVRAEAVRLLERAVQLDPGFATGLAYAAWAYERYETFGSGLSETERQRCLQLAETALETGYDDPQVVAICALVFTNVGHDRQRSLAMLRDARNANPNNPTVLSLFAFLNVMAGDIETGRDTFLRALQIAPGALENYEIMVGVGIADLFKGEFEQAVEWALRSLVVNNEWLGAYWTLAAAYAHLGRVEQAQTTIAKLRAKAPLMRVHDLERHRPRYAERYEIMIDGVRKAGLPD; encoded by the coding sequence GTGCGACGGGACGGAGAGGCGATTGGGCTTGGCCGGCGTGGCATCGCCCTTCTCGACGCGCTCCTGAGCGCAGACGGACAGGCCGTAAGCAAGGACGATCTGCTGGCTCGAGCCTGGCCGGGACTGATCGTCGAAGAAGCAAATCTCACGGTACAAATCGCGGCGTTGCGCAAGGCGCTTGGCAAGGCACCGAACGGACTCGAATGGATCGCGACAGTCCCTCGAATCGGCTATCGGCTGCCGCATATACTCTCATCCGAGATTCCGCTGCGTGCGATGCGCCCGACCATAGCCGTGCTGCCGTTCGAGAACCTCTCAAGCGATGGCGAATACCAATATTTCGCCGACGGCACGGTCGAAGACATCATCGTTGCTTTGTCGCGCTTCAGGACCTTTGCAGTGGTCGCCCGCAATTCGTCTTTCGCCTACAAGGACCGGAACACGCCCATCCGCGACATCGCGAACGCACTTGGCGTCCGCTACATTCTCCAGGGCAGCGTCCGTCGCCATGGCGATCGGCTCAGGGTCACGGTTCAACTGGTCGACGCGGACGCCGATACGCATCTTTGGGTGGATCGGTTCGATGGCGAGCTGTCTGATATTTTCGACTTCCAGGACCGCATCACGGATGCGGTTGTCGGGCTTGTGGAGCCGGAAGTCCGCAAGGCGGAAATCGAGCGGGCGCGACGGAAGCATCCGGATAGTCTCGACGCTTATGACCTCTATCTTCGCGCCCTGCCGTACTTCCGGGGCACCACCACGACTGTTCGCGCCGAAGCTGTACGACTGCTGGAGCGGGCGGTTCAGCTCGACCCCGGCTTTGCCACCGGTCTTGCTTACGCCGCCTGGGCTTACGAGCGTTACGAGACATTTGGCTCCGGCTTGAGCGAAACCGAGCGGCAGCGCTGTCTGCAGCTTGCGGAAACGGCCCTTGAAACAGGCTATGACGATCCGCAAGTGGTCGCCATCTGCGCACTGGTGTTCACCAATGTCGGCCATGATCGCCAGCGCAGCCTCGCCATGCTGCGCGATGCCCGAAATGCCAATCCCAACAATCCGACAGTCCTCTCCCTCTTTGCCTTTCTCAATGTGATGGCAGGAGACATCGAGACTGGCAGGGACACGTTCTTGCGCGCACTGCAGATTGCTCCAGGCGCACTGGAGAATTACGAAATCATGGTGGGTGTTGGCATCGCAGACTTGTTCAAAGGGGAATTCGAGCAGGCGGTTGAATGGGCCTTGCGCAGTCTCGTCGTGAACAACGAGTGGCTCGGCGCATACTGGACCCTGGCGGCGGCCTACGCTCATCTCGGTCGCGTCGAGCAGGCGCAGACGACAATCGCAAAGCTGCGCGCCAAAGCGCCATTGATGCGGGTCCACGACCTCGAACGACACCGTCCGCGCTATGCGGAGCGATACGAAATCATGATCGATGGTGTACGCAAGGCCGGTCTACCCGACTGA
- the gltS gene encoding sodium/glutamate symporter, with protein sequence MSTIEVPGLLSFTIAILVFFAGANLNRLIPALTRWSIPEAVTGGLLAALVTLAAYEFFDIEISFALAARDVLLLYFFTGVGLNARVSDLLAGGKPFLILLALTLAFLVIQNLLSMGMSEVLDLPQGMAILLGSTSLIGGHGTTIAWAPIVSSRFGLTNALEIGIASATLGLVIASLIGGPIAQYLITRNGLSGPKDEELTIGVSRDAVAGHEDDVSYIGLLRTLLVTNIAIIVGYALHELILEAGINLPLFVVCLLVAIVMTNSIPILAPRLPWPTHTRGLALISDLSLNVFLAMSLMSMQLWGLSGLGLSLAIVLAVQTLAAIVYIIFVVFPAMGRNYNAAVISAGFCGISLGATPTAIANMTAVTKIHGAATIAFIILPLVSAFFIDLANAAVLGFLVR encoded by the coding sequence ATGTCGACAATCGAGGTCCCGGGACTGCTGTCGTTCACCATAGCGATCCTCGTGTTCTTCGCCGGTGCGAACCTTAATCGGCTCATCCCTGCCCTCACCCGCTGGAGCATCCCGGAGGCGGTCACGGGCGGGCTCCTGGCAGCACTCGTAACGCTCGCCGCCTATGAGTTCTTCGACATCGAGATCAGCTTCGCGCTTGCCGCGCGCGACGTGCTGCTGCTTTACTTTTTCACCGGCGTCGGCCTGAACGCGCGGGTCTCCGATCTCCTTGCCGGAGGCAAGCCGTTTCTCATCCTGCTGGCCCTCACGCTTGCGTTTCTTGTGATCCAGAACCTCCTTTCCATGGGGATGAGCGAGGTGCTCGATCTTCCACAAGGCATGGCAATCCTTCTCGGTTCGACCTCGCTGATCGGCGGGCACGGCACGACGATTGCCTGGGCTCCGATCGTGTCGAGCCGTTTCGGTCTCACCAATGCTCTCGAAATCGGCATTGCCAGCGCAACGCTCGGCCTGGTCATCGCCAGTCTCATCGGGGGACCGATCGCACAGTATCTGATCACCCGGAACGGCCTGAGCGGCCCCAAGGACGAGGAACTGACAATCGGCGTGTCGCGGGATGCCGTTGCCGGCCACGAAGACGATGTCAGTTATATCGGCCTGTTGCGCACATTGCTGGTCACAAATATTGCCATCATCGTCGGCTACGCCCTGCACGAGCTTATCCTTGAAGCCGGGATCAATCTTCCGCTCTTCGTCGTCTGTCTGCTGGTCGCCATCGTGATGACGAACAGCATTCCGATCCTGGCGCCGCGCTTGCCCTGGCCGACGCACACCCGCGGTCTGGCGCTCATATCCGATCTGTCGCTGAACGTATTCCTGGCGATGTCCTTGATGAGCATGCAGTTGTGGGGCCTCAGCGGGCTCGGCCTTTCGCTCGCGATCGTGCTGGCGGTGCAGACGCTTGCGGCCATCGTCTACATCATCTTCGTCGTGTTCCCGGCCATGGGGCGCAACTACAATGCGGCGGTCATTTCCGCCGGCTTTTGCGGGATTTCGCTCGGAGCAACCCCTACGGCAATAGCCAACATGACGGCGGTCACCAAAATCCACGGAGCAGCGACCATCGCGTTCATCATCCTGCCGCTCGTCTCCGCCTTCTTCATCGATCTGGCAAACGCAGCAGTGCTTGGGTTCCTTGTTCGCTGA
- a CDS encoding hydrolase has protein sequence MTFRNGLASLLRPEDSVLVLIDHQPYQLTNLNSHDPQAVVNNTTALAKLAKAFNVPTILTSVIAARGGLLFKQITDVFPEQDVIDRTWVNTWQDENVVDVVKATGRKQLIIAGLWTEVCVAMPVIQALGEGWDVTVITDASGGISKESHEVAIQRMIAAGANVMTVMALAGEWQRDWARTEHVEELTEILIQHFAGSGIAYLWEQQLLNTPLPDNAG, from the coding sequence ATGACCTTTCGAAATGGCCTTGCCTCGCTTCTCCGCCCCGAAGATTCCGTACTCGTTCTGATCGACCACCAGCCTTATCAGCTCACGAACCTGAACAGCCACGATCCGCAAGCTGTGGTCAACAACACGACCGCGCTGGCGAAGCTGGCAAAAGCCTTCAATGTTCCGACCATTCTCACCAGCGTGATCGCGGCGCGCGGTGGACTTCTCTTCAAGCAGATCACCGACGTATTTCCGGAGCAGGACGTCATCGATCGCACCTGGGTGAACACCTGGCAGGACGAGAATGTGGTTGATGTCGTCAAGGCGACCGGCCGCAAGCAGCTGATCATCGCCGGCCTGTGGACCGAGGTCTGCGTCGCAATGCCGGTGATCCAGGCTCTCGGCGAAGGCTGGGACGTGACCGTGATCACCGACGCGTCGGGCGGGATTTCGAAGGAGTCTCACGAAGTTGCCATCCAGCGAATGATCGCGGCCGGCGCGAACGTGATGACCGTGATGGCCCTCGCTGGCGAATGGCAACGCGATTGGGCGCGCACCGAGCATGTCGAGGAGCTGACCGAGATTCTCATCCAGCACTTCGCCGGCAGCGGCATTGCCTATCTCTGGGAACAGCAACTCCTCAACACGCCGCTACCTGATAACGCAGGCTGA
- a CDS encoding LysR family transcriptional regulator: MEIEDLRTFVEVADAGGVSPAARRLGISKSMVSRRLIRLEAELGVQLLARTTRGAALTEAGITFRDHAARISAEIDVARETILPSGDLRGRLRVAVPLSFGPSHFAHVLAQMAQRHPELHIHTSYSDRFVDLIAEGFDCAIRVGYLQDSNLVARRIGPLYGNLVASPDYIRRHGSPETPAELAGHEALMQGTESWQFLDGDEIITVHPRGRFKADNALALAAAALAGLGIAWIPEGVTHDYVASGALVPVMTRYPPPPAGIYLIRPAGPHPARKIRALTEMLIECFAEAPPPLGGGR, encoded by the coding sequence TTGGAAATCGAAGATCTCAGGACATTCGTGGAAGTTGCCGATGCCGGGGGCGTTTCGCCGGCCGCGCGGCGGCTCGGCATCTCCAAGTCGATGGTCAGCCGGCGGCTCATCCGGCTTGAAGCGGAACTCGGCGTCCAGCTTCTTGCACGGACGACACGCGGTGCGGCTCTCACGGAAGCGGGGATCACGTTTCGGGACCATGCAGCCAGGATCTCTGCCGAGATCGACGTGGCGAGAGAAACGATCCTGCCTTCCGGTGACCTGCGCGGCCGGCTGCGTGTCGCCGTGCCGCTGTCTTTCGGCCCCAGCCACTTCGCGCACGTGCTTGCGCAGATGGCGCAACGCCACCCTGAACTGCACATCCATACGTCCTACAGCGATCGCTTCGTCGATCTCATCGCAGAGGGTTTCGATTGCGCGATCCGGGTCGGCTATCTGCAGGATTCCAACCTGGTCGCAAGACGCATCGGTCCGCTCTACGGGAACCTGGTCGCAAGCCCTGATTATATCAGGAGGCATGGATCCCCCGAGACGCCGGCGGAGCTCGCCGGCCATGAGGCCCTCATGCAGGGAACGGAATCCTGGCAATTCCTCGACGGAGACGAGATCATCACGGTTCATCCGCGGGGACGCTTCAAGGCCGACAACGCGCTCGCCCTTGCCGCTGCCGCCTTGGCGGGGCTCGGCATAGCCTGGATCCCCGAAGGCGTAACCCATGACTATGTCGCTTCCGGCGCGTTGGTGCCGGTCATGACACGCTATCCGCCACCTCCGGCGGGCATATATCTGATCCGCCCGGCGGGGCCGCATCCCGCAAGGAAGATACGCGCCCTCACGGAAATGCTGATCGAGTGTTTCGCAGAGGCTCCGCCGCCTCTGGGCGGGGGGCGCTGA
- a CDS encoding winged helix-turn-helix transcriptional regulator, giving the protein MDCRPISQMLGRIGDKWTIMTITMLLDGPRRFNELRRLIGGISQQMLTRTLRALENDGLVSRKVYPTIPPQVEYSLTTLGRSLAEPLTQLTRWVLSNMSEIERNRREAATDTAR; this is encoded by the coding sequence ATGGACTGCCGTCCAATCAGCCAGATGCTTGGCCGCATTGGTGACAAGTGGACGATCATGACGATCACGATGCTGCTCGATGGTCCGAGAAGATTTAACGAACTGCGCCGGCTTATCGGGGGCATCAGCCAGCAGATGCTGACACGGACCTTGCGCGCCCTTGAAAACGATGGTCTCGTTTCCAGAAAGGTCTATCCGACAATCCCGCCTCAGGTGGAATATAGTCTTACCACCCTCGGCAGGTCCCTTGCCGAGCCTTTGACGCAGCTGACGCGCTGGGTTCTGTCGAATATGAGTGAAATTGAGCGCAATCGCCGGGAAGCTGCCACAGATACCGCCAGATGA
- a CDS encoding SDR family NAD(P)-dependent oxidoreductase yields MTDRKTIAIFGAGTGLGASVARRYGKAGFRVALVARNAQSLDQRVSELSADGIDAAAFPGDLNEIDAIAALVGKIEGKSGPIHTAVFAPVGSFRMLPAVDLTAASLKELVNILTLAPVEVVRAVLPGMLARGNGAIIVADGLSAVTPMAGMSGPGPAFAATRNYILGLHEEIKARGVFAGMLHIGAMIDNSTGLRVAAANGLPLDDPRLTTIDPDVLAEEIWSMAADRSRAESILPASHYSH; encoded by the coding sequence ATGACTGACCGGAAAACAATCGCGATTTTTGGTGCCGGCACAGGGTTGGGTGCTTCCGTCGCAAGGCGCTATGGAAAGGCCGGGTTCCGCGTTGCCCTCGTCGCTCGCAACGCCCAGTCTCTTGACCAGAGGGTGTCCGAGTTATCGGCGGACGGCATAGACGCAGCTGCCTTTCCCGGCGATCTCAATGAGATCGACGCAATCGCGGCTTTGGTGGGAAAGATCGAGGGTAAGTCAGGTCCAATTCACACCGCCGTTTTCGCACCTGTCGGCAGCTTTCGTATGCTTCCGGCTGTCGATCTGACGGCAGCCTCACTCAAGGAACTCGTCAATATCCTGACCTTGGCTCCAGTCGAAGTCGTCCGTGCGGTATTGCCGGGTATGCTTGCTCGCGGCAATGGAGCGATCATCGTCGCGGACGGCCTTTCGGCGGTAACGCCAATGGCCGGAATGAGCGGCCCAGGCCCGGCCTTTGCCGCTACGCGCAATTACATCCTCGGGCTCCACGAAGAGATCAAGGCGCGCGGCGTGTTCGCCGGGATGCTCCACATCGGTGCCATGATCGACAACTCCACCGGCCTTCGAGTCGCGGCCGCAAATGGCCTGCCGCTCGATGATCCGCGCCTCACGACGATCGATCCCGACGTACTTGCCGAGGAAATCTGGTCGATGGCGGCCGACCGGTCTCGTGCCGAGTCGATCCTGCCAGCCAGCCACTACTCGCATTGA
- a CDS encoding LssY C-terminal domain-containing protein, with product MATRSVAALLFTYLLLAYFVIPEIWIFHDADRVAKVGNMVTTTEQGIPGDPINVGLVGSKEEVIRAFAAAGWDPADKITLRTSIDIGLSVVLDRPDLDAPVSPLLFEGRKQDLAFEKPVGKSADERNHVRFWLTEQTGPNGRPHWLGSASFDRGVGFSHDTGQITHHIGPDIDAERDLVISDLLKAGQLLSSYEINGIGATKDGRNGGGDPYFTDGKALVGVLRNQ from the coding sequence ATGGCGACGAGATCAGTGGCTGCCCTGCTGTTCACATATTTGCTGCTTGCCTATTTCGTCATTCCCGAAATCTGGATTTTTCACGATGCCGACCGCGTTGCCAAAGTTGGCAACATGGTCACGACCACCGAGCAGGGTATTCCCGGCGACCCCATCAATGTCGGTCTCGTTGGTTCGAAGGAAGAGGTCATCCGGGCCTTCGCGGCTGCCGGATGGGATCCTGCCGATAAGATTACCTTGCGCACATCGATCGATATCGGATTGAGCGTGGTGCTTGATCGGCCTGATCTCGATGCGCCGGTCAGCCCACTGCTTTTCGAGGGCAGAAAACAGGATCTGGCTTTCGAAAAGCCCGTGGGCAAAAGCGCCGACGAACGCAACCATGTTCGTTTTTGGCTGACCGAACAAACCGGCCCAAATGGCCGCCCGCACTGGCTGGGCTCGGCAAGTTTTGATCGGGGCGTCGGCTTCAGCCACGATACCGGTCAAATCACGCATCATATCGGCCCTGATATCGACGCAGAGCGAGACCTTGTCATCAGCGATCTTCTCAAGGCCGGGCAACTTTTGTCGAGCTATGAGATCAATGGCATCGGAGCGACCAAAGACGGCCGCAACGGCGGCGGCGACCCCTATTTCACCGACGGAAAGGCTCTCGTCGGCGTGCTTCGAAACCAGTAG
- a CDS encoding CbrC family protein — MTVPGEDLPDFEYFPDPIANGCVVAMRATCPCCGKDREFMYRGPIYCKENIPHVCPWCIHSGEAERKWDASFNDAYSIPKNVPKQTIDTVCNRTPGFESWQTSQWLFSETDAMVFVGEIDGAALLAEADDLKMAACRKALDEWHFPEDFDFAEITRGGQPAVYLFRDRQSGEYSAYADMT; from the coding sequence ATGACGGTACCCGGAGAAGATCTTCCCGACTTCGAGTATTTTCCCGATCCAATCGCGAACGGCTGCGTCGTGGCCATGCGTGCGACATGCCCATGCTGCGGAAAAGACCGGGAATTCATGTACCGCGGCCCGATATACTGCAAGGAGAACATTCCGCACGTATGCCCATGGTGTATCCACAGCGGCGAAGCCGAACGGAAGTGGGATGCCTCTTTTAACGACGCCTATTCGATACCGAAAAACGTCCCGAAACAAACGATCGACACGGTGTGTAATAGGACGCCGGGATTTGAAAGCTGGCAGACCAGTCAATGGCTTTTTTCCGAGACGGACGCCATGGTGTTCGTTGGCGAGATCGATGGGGCCGCTTTGTTGGCCGAGGCGGACGATCTAAAAATGGCGGCCTGCCGGAAGGCGCTGGACGAGTGGCACTTTCCTGAAGACTTCGACTTCGCGGAAATCACCCGAGGGGGCCAGCCGGCCGTTTATCTTTTCAGAGACAGGCAATCCGGTGAGTACAGCGCATATGCTGACATGACCTGA
- a CDS encoding RidA family protein, with protein MAIIEQRLAAMGLELPEPLKVREGLRLPFAWVRVRGTRAYISGHVACNRDGTLAKPLGKVGTEVSPEEGYASARLVALAHLASLKRAVGDLDRVTAWLRVFAMVNVAPGFNETPLVTNGYSDLILELYGPDAGAHARSSIGMAIPLNAPVNCEAEVEIDGDRLEAVYDIYGVRRE; from the coding sequence ATGGCGATCATCGAACAACGTCTGGCCGCTATGGGCCTGGAACTGCCCGAGCCTCTGAAAGTTCGCGAGGGGCTGCGTTTGCCTTTCGCCTGGGTCCGGGTGCGCGGCACCCGTGCCTACATTTCGGGTCACGTCGCGTGCAACCGGGATGGGACATTGGCAAAACCCCTCGGCAAGGTCGGGACCGAGGTTTCGCCTGAAGAGGGTTACGCATCAGCGCGGCTCGTTGCCCTGGCTCATCTCGCAAGCCTCAAGCGGGCTGTCGGAGATCTCGATCGGGTTACGGCCTGGCTGCGCGTCTTCGCCATGGTGAATGTTGCTCCGGGATTCAATGAGACCCCGCTGGTCACAAACGGTTATTCCGATTTGATACTGGAACTGTACGGCCCTGACGCCGGCGCCCACGCCCGCTCGTCCATCGGCATGGCCATCCCGTTGAATGCGCCTGTAAACTGCGAAGCGGAAGTGGAAATTGACGGGGACCGCTTAGAGGCGGTTTACGACATTTACGGGGTGCGGCGCGAATGA
- a CDS encoding cupin domain-containing protein yields MKNEAMQPKNAHALTAKIVRGGQSYVAEQGSVYRSGVSAESAGSSMLWLGMITLPAGRRTSAHRHQGHETALLMTAGKEIEIWSGAELERCEKLLPGDYLFIPAGVPHVAVNRSTENAEFLGARNDPAANESVVLMPELDGIVP; encoded by the coding sequence ATGAAGAACGAAGCAATGCAGCCGAAAAATGCTCACGCATTGACCGCGAAAATCGTACGCGGCGGTCAGAGCTATGTCGCCGAGCAGGGATCTGTCTATCGCTCCGGCGTCTCGGCGGAGAGCGCCGGATCCAGCATGCTGTGGCTCGGGATGATCACGCTACCCGCAGGAAGACGAACCAGCGCCCATCGCCATCAGGGACACGAGACGGCCCTGCTTATGACCGCGGGCAAAGAGATCGAGATTTGGTCGGGGGCCGAGCTCGAACGGTGCGAAAAGCTCCTCCCCGGCGACTACCTGTTCATTCCGGCCGGCGTTCCGCACGTGGCTGTCAATCGCAGCACGGAAAACGCCGAGTTCCTCGGTGCCCGCAACGACCCCGCAGCGAACGAGAGCGTCGTGCTGATGCCGGAACTCGACGGCATCGTACCCTGA